From the genome of Vicia villosa cultivar HV-30 ecotype Madison, WI unplaced genomic scaffold, Vvil1.0 ctg.000634F_1_1, whole genome shotgun sequence, one region includes:
- the LOC131630001 gene encoding pyridoxal 5'-phosphate synthase subunit PDX1.3-like, whose product MEGSGVVTVYGNGALTETAKKSSPFSVKVGLAQMLRGGVIMDVVNAEQARIAEEAGACAVMALERVPADIRAQGGVARMSDPELIKEIKQAVTIPVMAKARIGHFVEAQILEAIGIDYVDESEVLTLADEDNHINKHNFRIPFVCGCRNLGEALRRIREGAAMIRTKGEAGTGNIIEAVRHVRSVLGDIRVLANMDDDEVFTFSKKIAAPYDLVMQTKQLGRLPVVQFAAGGVATPADAALMMQLGCDGVFVGSGVFKSGDPAKRARAIVQAVTHYSDPEVLAEVSCGLGEAMVGLNLTDHNVERFANRSE is encoded by the coding sequence ATGGAAGGATCTGGAGTCGTCACCGTCTACGGCAACGGCGCCCTCACCGAAACCGCCAAGAAATCCTCCCCTTTCTCCGTCAAAGTCGGCCTCGCCCAAATGCTCCGCGGCGGCGTCATTATGGACGTTGTCAACGCCGAACAAGCCCGCATCGCCGAAGAAGCCGGCGCCTGCGCCGTCATGGCTCTCGAGCGTGTCCCCGCCGACATCCGCGCCCAAGGCGGCGTCGCTCGCATGAGCGACCCTGAGCTCATCAAGGAAATCAAACAGGCCGTCACTATCCCCGTCATGGCCAAAGCCCGTATCGGCCACTTCGTCGAAGCGCAGATCCTCGAAGCTATTGGAATTGATTACGTGGACGAGAGCGAGGTTCTAACCCTAGCTGATGAAGACAACCACATCAACAAACACAACTTCCGTATCCCTTTCGTTTGCGGTTGTCGGAACCTCGGCGAAGCGCTCCGTCGTATCAGAGAGGGAGCTGCCATGATTCGTACCAAAGGTGAAGCTGGTACGGGAAACATTATTGAAGCTGTTAGACATGTTAGGTCTGTTCTCGGTGATATTAGGGTTCTTGCTAACATGGATGACGACGAGGTTTTCACTTTCTCCAAGAAAATTGCTGCTCCTTATGATCTCGTTATGCAGACGAAGCAACTCGGGAGGCTTCCGGTTGTTCAGTTTGCTGCCGGTGGTGTTGCTACTCCTGCTGATGCGGCGTTGATGATGCAGCTTGGTTGTGATGGTGTGTTTGTTGGTTCTGGTGTTTTCAAGAGTGGTGACCCGGCGAAACGTGCTAGGGCGATTGTTCAGGCTGTTACTCATTACAGTGATCCTGAGGTTTTGGCTGAGGTTAGTTGTGGATTGGGCGAAGCTATGGTTGGGCTTAATTTGACTGATCATAACGTCGAGAGGTTCGCGAATCGGTCTGAATGA